Proteins co-encoded in one Desulfallas thermosapovorans DSM 6562 genomic window:
- the lspA gene encoding signal peptidase II, with protein sequence MRFFVIVLVTLLLDQFSKYIITSSMLLGESIPVLPPVFYITYILNPGAAFGILAEKTTLFIVVSLLVVVGVLVGYRFLPRERILVRLASGLVAGGALGNLIDRVRLGRVIDFLDFRVWPVFNLADTAIVIGAVLLIIDIWRNDKGEQQRVDANAEN encoded by the coding sequence TTGCGTTTTTTTGTTATTGTGCTGGTTACACTCCTCCTGGACCAGTTTTCCAAGTATATCATCACATCGTCTATGCTGCTGGGAGAGTCCATTCCGGTTTTGCCGCCGGTTTTTTATATCACCTATATTTTAAACCCCGGTGCTGCCTTTGGTATACTGGCCGAAAAAACAACCCTGTTTATTGTTGTCTCGTTGCTGGTGGTGGTGGGGGTGCTGGTGGGTTATCGCTTTTTACCCCGGGAAAGGATTCTGGTGCGCCTGGCTTCGGGCCTGGTTGCGGGGGGCGCGCTGGGTAACTTGATTGACCGGGTGCGCCTGGGTCGAGTGATTGATTTTTTGGATTTTCGGGTTTGGCCGGTCTTTAACCTGGCGGACACGGCAATAGTTATAGGTGCCGTGCTTCTAATTATAGATATTTGGCGCAATGATAAAGGGGAACAGCAAAGGGTGGACGCCAATGCCGAAAACTGA
- a CDS encoding VanZ family protein, with protein sequence MYWIPAILWMALIFYLSGRTGSELHSLFPFIDNLNPGHIVAYFVLGPLYYLALHRYHHARPFVKAFLLCLLYGITDEIHQHFIPTRYPDLYDIARDLLGAGLGLAVVYLVQRKGTTSQSGTSRK encoded by the coding sequence ATGTACTGGATTCCCGCCATCCTTTGGATGGCCCTGATATTTTATTTATCCGGGCGGACAGGCAGTGAACTACACTCCTTGTTTCCCTTTATCGACAATCTTAACCCGGGCCATATAGTAGCCTACTTTGTGCTGGGACCTTTATATTACCTGGCCTTACACAGGTACCACCATGCCCGTCCCTTTGTAAAAGCCTTTCTGCTGTGCCTGTTATATGGTATCACCGATGAAATACACCAGCATTTTATTCCCACCCGCTATCCCGACCTCTATGACATAGCCCGGGACCTTTTGGGGGCGGGACTGGGGCTGGCTGTGGTTTATCTTGTTCAAAGGAAGGGCACCACGAGCCAATCCGGCACGTCAAGAAAATAA
- a CDS encoding thiolase family protein translates to MQDVVIVAGTRTPIGDFGGSLRTVTAGGLAVAVIKEVIKRAGVNPADIDDVILGCCVQSSEEPNIGRTAALMAGLPDTVTGMTIQRQCASAMQAIISGYQQIVTGDSDIVLAGGTESMSTAPYVLKKARWGMRLQHGEFTDALWETLTDPIHKIMMGETAERLADKYGITREEQDIIAYRSHKNAINAIEKGYFAKEIVPVPVPQRKGDPVLVDRDEHPRADISMESLAKLRPAFRKNGTVTAGNASGLNDAAAAVIIMSADKARELGIKPLARIVSHARAGVEPDLMGYGPVPAIKKALKRAGLSLADIDLIELNEAFAAQYLACEKLLDLNREITNVNGSGISLGHPVGCTGTRIVVTLLNEMERRNARYGMASLCVGGGMGIAIILEREV, encoded by the coding sequence ATGCAAGATGTCGTAATAGTAGCAGGCACCAGGACACCAATCGGCGACTTTGGCGGTTCGCTGCGCACCGTAACGGCAGGCGGGCTGGCCGTTGCTGTAATTAAAGAAGTAATCAAACGTGCCGGCGTAAACCCGGCGGACATCGACGACGTTATCCTGGGCTGCTGTGTACAAAGCAGTGAAGAACCAAACATTGGACGCACCGCAGCTTTAATGGCCGGACTGCCGGACACGGTGACCGGCATGACTATCCAGAGACAGTGCGCCTCGGCCATGCAGGCGATTATTTCCGGTTACCAGCAGATAGTCACCGGCGATTCGGATATCGTCCTGGCCGGCGGCACTGAAAGCATGAGCACCGCACCATACGTATTAAAAAAAGCCCGCTGGGGCATGCGCCTGCAGCATGGTGAATTTACCGATGCGCTGTGGGAGACCCTCACCGATCCCATCCATAAAATAATGATGGGGGAAACAGCCGAGCGGCTGGCAGACAAGTATGGTATTACCAGGGAAGAACAGGATATAATTGCTTACCGCAGCCATAAAAACGCCATTAATGCCATCGAGAAGGGTTACTTTGCCAAAGAAATTGTACCGGTACCCGTCCCACAGCGTAAAGGTGACCCGGTGTTGGTGGATCGTGACGAGCACCCCAGGGCGGACATCAGCATGGAAAGCCTGGCCAAGCTGCGCCCGGCCTTTCGTAAAAACGGCACCGTAACGGCGGGCAACGCCTCGGGCTTAAATGATGCCGCCGCGGCAGTGATCATCATGTCGGCGGATAAGGCCCGGGAGCTGGGCATAAAACCGCTGGCCCGCATTGTCAGCCACGCCCGGGCCGGGGTGGAACCCGATTTGATGGGTTACGGCCCTGTGCCGGCCATAAAAAAGGCCCTGAAGCGGGCCGGGCTAAGCCTGGCCGACATTGATTTAATTGAATTGAACGAAGCATTTGCCGCCCAGTATTTAGCCTGTGAAAAATTGCTGGATCTGAACCGGGAAATCACCAACGTTAACGGCAGCGGCATCAGCCTGGGTCACCCGGTGGGCTGCACCGGCACCCGCATCGTGGTTACATTACTCAATGAAATGGAACGGCGCAATGCCCGTTACGGCATGGCTTCACTTTGCGTGGGCGGCGGTATGGGAATAGCCATTATTTTGGAAAGGGAGGTCTAA
- a CDS encoding 3-hydroxybutyryl-CoA dehydrogenase — translation MTINVIGVVGAGTMGNGIAQVAAKAGYRVIMRDITGELVNRGMAVIEKNLAREVKKQKLTEADAAAALERIKGTTSLADLAVCDFIIEAIIEKMELKKELYRELDQICKPEAYFASNTSGLSVTEMAAVTRRPNKFIGMHFFNPVPVMKLVELIRAAETDDDTVQVTRELVEKMDKESIMVNEAPLFAVNRILVPMLNEAMFVLMEGVASAEDIDKGMKLGANHPIGPLALSDLIGLDTLLMVCDTLYTETGDSKYRPCPLLRKLVRAGHLGRKTGRGFYNYN, via the coding sequence ATGACTATTAACGTAATCGGGGTTGTGGGAGCAGGCACAATGGGTAACGGTATCGCCCAGGTGGCCGCCAAAGCAGGTTACCGGGTGATTATGCGTGACATTACCGGTGAATTGGTCAACCGGGGTATGGCAGTGATCGAAAAGAACCTGGCCCGGGAAGTAAAAAAGCAAAAATTAACCGAGGCGGATGCCGCCGCCGCGCTGGAACGTATCAAGGGCACCACTTCCCTTGCCGACTTGGCGGTCTGTGATTTTATTATTGAGGCCATTATCGAAAAAATGGAACTGAAAAAAGAGCTTTACAGGGAATTGGATCAAATCTGCAAGCCCGAAGCTTATTTCGCCTCCAACACTTCGGGCTTGAGCGTAACCGAAATGGCCGCGGTTACCAGAAGACCCAACAAATTTATCGGTATGCACTTTTTCAACCCCGTGCCCGTAATGAAGCTGGTTGAATTGATCCGGGCCGCCGAGACAGATGATGACACAGTGCAAGTAACCCGGGAACTGGTGGAAAAGATGGACAAAGAAAGCATTATGGTTAACGAGGCACCATTATTTGCCGTAAACCGCATACTGGTACCCATGCTCAACGAGGCCATGTTTGTGCTGATGGAAGGGGTCGCTTCGGCGGAAGACATCGATAAAGGCATGAAACTGGGTGCCAACCACCCCATCGGACCTCTGGCCCTTTCAGATTTAATCGGACTGGATACGCTGCTCATGGTATGTGACACCCTCTATACCGAAACGGGCGATTCCAAGTATCGCCCCTGCCCGCTGCTTAGAAAACTGGTACGTGCAGGACACCTGGGCCGGAAAACCGGACGCGGTTTTTACAATTATAACTAA
- a CDS encoding AMP-binding enzyme — MECNQTTGDVSPVINRFMFRQVENLLYEHPAVDEVAVIYAPGQDGKECLVAFIVPRADNVTETEILAFMQQSNQLAAENLPRLVKFIPRIPKSPSGKVLKMKLLEEAEIAT, encoded by the coding sequence ATGGAATGTAATCAAACAACGGGCGATGTTTCCCCGGTGATCAACAGATTTATGTTTCGCCAGGTGGAAAACCTATTGTATGAACACCCTGCGGTGGACGAAGTGGCGGTAATATACGCGCCCGGCCAGGATGGCAAAGAATGCCTGGTTGCATTTATTGTGCCCCGGGCTGATAATGTTACCGAAACCGAAATATTGGCTTTTATGCAACAAAGCAACCAGTTGGCAGCCGAAAATCTACCCCGGCTTGTTAAGTTTATCCCAAGGATCCCCAAGTCACCCAGCGGAAAAGTGTTAAAAATGAAGCTATTGGAAGAAGCTGAAATAGCAACATAA
- a CDS encoding ATP-binding protein yields the protein MTENISEVNNVAKRQIVKIDEEKCNGCGLCVSPCVEGAITIENGKAKVTREELCDGAGFCIGVCPRGALSVETREAPDFDEHAVEMHVKQNPGTYIPQACFNCGRNEDEVAVLPCRKKGQSLWVCTKCLPALIHG from the coding sequence ATGACAGAAAATATTAGCGAGGTGAACAACGTGGCAAAAAGACAAATAGTTAAAATAGACGAGGAAAAGTGCAACGGCTGCGGGCTTTGTGTAAGCCCTTGCGTGGAAGGCGCCATTACCATTGAAAACGGCAAGGCTAAGGTGACCAGGGAGGAGTTATGTGACGGGGCCGGTTTTTGTATCGGAGTGTGCCCCCGGGGGGCACTGTCCGTGGAAACCCGGGAAGCACCCGATTTTGATGAGCACGCCGTGGAGATGCATGTAAAACAAAACCCGGGGACATATATTCCCCAGGCCTGCTTCAACTGTGGCAGGAATGAAGACGAGGTAGCTGTTCTGCCATGCCGAAAAAAAGGGCAAAGCCTTTGGGTATGCACCAAGTGCCTGCCTGCACTGATTCACGGTTAA
- a CDS encoding DegT/DnrJ/EryC1/StrS family aminotransferase translates to MIDKPAVAGGKPVRENSLPLAEASVHENDILAVTGVLRGGKLGCGETVQKFERAVAKYVGARYAVAVSSGAAGLHIALMSAAVGHQEEVITSPLTHPATANCILYQGGIHTFADIDSATFNIDPGVVATKISSRTAALIPVHFAGNPCNMEALHRLAREHNLIVIEDAAHALGGEYGGQKIGALSDLTVFSFSDPQHCYTGEGGVVTTDSEEFYQWMLIFRENGMVRDPQKLARPEGPWRVEMQDRGYNYRMTEMQAALGIGQLARAEEFIARRTAIAEKYNRALAGHPAVVLPEQNPRGRSTWHYYLLALRLENLKASRSDIFYALRAENIEVGVHYLPVFLHPYYLWIGHPDVCTLEGSLCLQAEELYNRLLTLPLYPAMTDRDVDDVITAVIRVLDYYTL, encoded by the coding sequence ATGATCGATAAACCTGCTGTTGCCGGGGGAAAACCGGTACGGGAAAATTCTTTGCCGCTGGCAGAGGCTTCGGTACATGAGAACGATATACTGGCGGTAACCGGGGTGCTGCGCGGGGGAAAACTGGGCTGTGGTGAAACCGTGCAAAAATTTGAAAGGGCTGTGGCGAAGTATGTTGGTGCCAGGTATGCCGTGGCGGTATCTTCCGGCGCAGCGGGGCTGCATATTGCCCTGATGTCCGCTGCAGTCGGTCACCAGGAGGAGGTTATCACTTCACCGCTGACCCACCCCGCCACCGCCAATTGTATTCTATACCAGGGGGGCATACACACCTTTGCCGATATAGACAGCGCCACATTTAATATTGATCCCGGGGTGGTGGCGACAAAAATAAGCAGCCGCACCGCAGCACTGATACCGGTACATTTTGCCGGTAATCCCTGCAACATGGAAGCGCTACACAGGCTGGCCCGGGAGCATAACCTCATTGTTATAGAGGATGCCGCCCATGCTTTGGGCGGTGAATATGGCGGACAAAAAATCGGCGCTTTAAGTGATTTGACGGTGTTTAGTTTTAGCGATCCCCAGCATTGTTATACGGGGGAGGGCGGCGTGGTAACCACCGACTCCGAGGAATTTTACCAGTGGATGCTGATATTCCGGGAAAACGGTATGGTCCGCGATCCCCAAAAACTGGCCAGGCCCGAGGGGCCATGGCGGGTGGAAATGCAAGACCGGGGTTATAACTACCGGATGACTGAAATGCAGGCCGCCCTTGGTATTGGTCAATTGGCCCGGGCCGAGGAATTTATTGCCCGGCGCACCGCCATTGCGGAAAAATATAACCGGGCTTTGGCCGGTCACCCGGCCGTGGTGCTGCCGGAACAAAATCCCCGGGGCCGCTCCACCTGGCACTATTACCTGCTGGCGCTGCGTTTGGAGAATCTCAAAGCCAGCCGCTCGGATATTTTTTATGCTCTGCGGGCGGAAAACATTGAAGTGGGCGTACATTACCTGCCGGTATTTTTACACCCTTACTACCTGTGGATTGGCCACCCCGACGTGTGCACTTTGGAAGGCAGCCTTTGCCTGCAGGCCGAGGAACTGTATAATCGTTTGTTAACCCTGCCTTTATACCCCGCTATGACCGACCGGGATGTGGATGATGTAATTACGGCGGTGATCCGGGTTTTGGACTATTATACACTCTAG
- a CDS encoding metallophosphoesterase family protein — protein MITSSKSEFFFSVLMAIAGAVLLISLFGHMQFNIEALQFRVSAQISEKGYTVVELPPLGTVRAHTHNAPLSLSVRLENIDLQSIQRFLNHNTGRDEIIQQSKTVLRQVAAVFIAKLLALALLGGVTGVFITRKGSPPKYIAGALAGMILAGGLLAATYFTYDSSAFRNPQYSGVLRMAPWMVNLAQETFGKIELLGENLSIIAENLNQIYERVDSLQPIGNETEEFKILHISDLHNNPAGMDFVLQVAGLFGADMIIDTGDITDFGTPLETVLLEQLNHIDIPYFFIPGNHDAPAITEKMEQIPNVTVVKGLVEKYGLTFYGVPDPSSTTSAVTPPDLSTIPRLTRQVQESIDQLGPEKVDIALLHNDKMARSLAGYVPVILFGHNHRMEIHQQGGSILINAGTSGAAGLRGLQTKQIPYSVVLLHFHPGETGKKRLVAADTISVSNLEQGFTLNRIRFDIPPEPD, from the coding sequence ATGATTACTTCCTCCAAAAGCGAATTTTTTTTCAGTGTGTTAATGGCCATCGCCGGAGCGGTGCTGTTAATCAGCCTGTTCGGACACATGCAGTTTAATATCGAAGCCCTCCAGTTTCGAGTATCGGCGCAGATTAGTGAAAAGGGTTACACCGTAGTGGAATTACCGCCCCTGGGTACCGTGCGCGCCCACACCCACAACGCACCACTGTCTTTGTCGGTACGGCTGGAAAATATCGACTTGCAGTCAATACAGCGTTTTTTGAACCACAACACGGGCCGCGACGAAATTATCCAGCAAAGCAAAACGGTACTGCGGCAGGTGGCTGCGGTATTTATTGCCAAGCTGCTGGCCTTGGCCCTGCTGGGCGGAGTGACGGGTGTTTTTATCACCCGTAAGGGCAGCCCCCCCAAATATATCGCCGGTGCACTGGCCGGCATGATACTGGCAGGGGGTTTACTGGCTGCCACATACTTCACCTATGACAGCAGCGCCTTTCGCAACCCTCAGTACTCGGGCGTTTTGCGTATGGCCCCGTGGATGGTCAACCTGGCCCAGGAAACCTTCGGCAAAATTGAGCTCCTGGGTGAAAACCTGTCCATCATAGCCGAAAATCTTAATCAAATTTATGAACGGGTGGACAGTTTACAGCCCATTGGAAATGAAACCGAAGAATTTAAAATATTGCATATATCCGACCTGCATAATAACCCGGCCGGTATGGATTTCGTACTGCAGGTGGCCGGGCTGTTTGGGGCCGATATGATCATTGATACCGGAGATATCACTGATTTTGGTACTCCGCTGGAAACAGTGCTGCTGGAACAATTAAACCATATTGATATACCCTACTTTTTTATTCCCGGCAATCACGATGCGCCGGCCATTACGGAAAAGATGGAGCAAATACCCAACGTTACCGTGGTAAAGGGATTGGTGGAAAAATACGGGCTGACCTTTTACGGGGTGCCTGATCCGTCCTCCACCACCAGCGCAGTGACACCGCCCGACTTAAGCACCATACCCAGGCTGACCCGGCAAGTACAGGAAAGCATCGATCAGCTGGGGCCGGAAAAGGTGGATATCGCACTGCTGCACAATGATAAAATGGCCCGCTCACTGGCCGGTTATGTGCCGGTGATACTGTTCGGACACAACCACCGGATGGAGATACACCAACAAGGGGGCAGTATTTTGATTAACGCGGGCACCTCCGGCGCGGCGGGTTTGCGGGGATTACAAACCAAACAAATACCCTATTCCGTAGTGCTGCTGCATTTCCACCCCGGTGAAACAGGTAAAAAGCGTCTGGTGGCGGCGGATACCATTTCAGTTAGCAATCTGGAACAAGGGTTTACCCTGAACAGGATCAGGTTCGACATCCCGCCGGAACCGGATTAA
- a CDS encoding pyridoxal phosphate-dependent aminotransferase — translation MPIAQKIETSLSNSSWIRRMFEEGEKLRKIYGAEKVYDFTLGNPDVEPPEAFHRELRKIAADPVPGMHRYMSNAGYEETRQAIAGVLAEDTGRPVTPGHIVMTCGAGGGLNVVLKTLLNPGEEVIVTTPYFVEYRFYVDNHGGRIKEVPTKADFQLDTAALAEAIGPNTRAIIINSPNNPSGAVYPAETLAELGRLLEQKERELGTPVYLISDEPYAKIVYEGTTVPNVFNYIKNSIIVTSHSKDLALPGERIGYIALNPDIEDSELIFDGLVFCNRTLGFVNAPALIQRLITPLQRQSVDIAAYQEKRDVIYKHLTELGFEVTKPMGAFYFFPRCPIEDDVEFVRRAQKYNLLLVPGSGFGLPGHFRLSYCMDMQVIKRGLPAFTELAREFNLTGK, via the coding sequence ATGCCCATAGCCCAGAAAATAGAAACTTCCCTGTCCAATTCATCCTGGATCCGCAGGATGTTTGAAGAAGGGGAGAAATTACGTAAAATTTACGGAGCCGAAAAGGTATATGATTTTACCCTGGGCAACCCCGACGTGGAACCTCCCGAGGCATTCCACCGGGAGCTGCGGAAAATCGCCGCCGACCCGGTACCGGGCATGCACAGGTACATGAGCAACGCCGGTTACGAAGAAACCAGGCAAGCCATAGCCGGTGTACTGGCGGAGGATACCGGCCGGCCTGTAACCCCCGGTCACATTGTCATGACCTGCGGGGCCGGCGGCGGGCTTAACGTGGTTTTAAAAACGCTGCTCAACCCCGGCGAGGAGGTAATCGTCACCACCCCCTACTTTGTGGAATACAGGTTTTACGTGGATAACCACGGCGGCCGGATAAAGGAAGTACCCACCAAAGCTGATTTTCAGCTGGATACGGCAGCCCTGGCCGAAGCCATCGGACCCAATACCCGGGCCATTATCATCAATTCGCCCAACAACCCCTCGGGCGCGGTTTACCCCGCCGAAACCCTGGCAGAGCTGGGCAGGCTGCTGGAACAGAAGGAACGGGAACTGGGTACGCCGGTCTACCTGATTTCCGACGAACCCTACGCTAAAATTGTATATGAGGGCACCACCGTGCCCAATGTATTTAACTATATTAAAAACTCCATTATAGTTACTTCCCACAGCAAGGATCTGGCACTGCCCGGTGAACGTATCGGTTACATCGCATTAAACCCGGATATCGAGGACAGTGAGCTTATCTTCGACGGGCTGGTATTTTGCAATCGCACTCTGGGCTTCGTCAACGCCCCTGCCCTAATCCAGCGTTTGATTACACCGCTGCAACGTCAAAGTGTAGATATTGCGGCTTATCAGGAAAAAAGGGACGTTATTTATAAACACCTTACCGAGCTGGGATTTGAGGTAACCAAACCCATGGGTGCATTTTACTTCTTCCCCCGCTGCCCCATTGAGGACGATGTGGAATTTGTACGCCGGGCCCAGAAATACAATTTACTGCTGGTTCCCGGCAGCGGATTCGGACTGCCGGGACATTTCAGGCTTTCCTACTGCATGGACATGCAGGTTATCAAAAGAGGTTTGCCCGCCTTCACAGAGCTTGCCCGGGAATTCAATTTAACCGGTAAGTAA
- a CDS encoding metallophosphoesterase, which translates to MRIFAIADLHLSFTGALHVDNWDANREYKPMVDLDKTWHNHARRIYENWHRLVKEDDVVLVPGDISWAMRLDEARTDFDYLGSLPGRLICVQGNHDYWWQSISRARAAVPSNVHLIQNDHVELDGINICGTRGWLCPNGAYFKEEDEKIYRRELIRLENSLRSAQAGPKLVMMHYMPTNEKHDYSGFIELLQKYEVATVVYGHLHAKACRYRLPDRAWGINFHLTSADYLNFTPRLIVSY; encoded by the coding sequence TTGAGGATATTCGCCATCGCTGATTTGCACCTTTCCTTCACAGGTGCCCTGCATGTGGATAATTGGGATGCAAACCGGGAGTACAAACCCATGGTGGATTTGGACAAAACCTGGCATAATCACGCGCGCCGGATTTATGAGAATTGGCACCGGCTGGTAAAGGAGGATGATGTGGTGCTGGTGCCGGGGGATATATCCTGGGCTATGCGGCTTGATGAAGCCCGTACGGATTTCGATTACCTGGGTTCATTACCGGGGCGGTTGATTTGTGTACAGGGTAACCATGATTACTGGTGGCAGAGCATTTCCCGGGCCAGGGCAGCGGTACCGTCCAATGTGCATTTAATACAAAATGATCATGTTGAACTGGACGGAATCAACATCTGCGGCACCCGGGGTTGGCTTTGCCCAAACGGTGCTTACTTCAAGGAGGAGGACGAAAAAATATATCGCCGGGAATTGATCCGGCTGGAAAACTCATTACGAAGCGCTCAGGCGGGGCCTAAATTGGTGATGATGCACTATATGCCCACCAATGAAAAACACGATTATTCGGGTTTTATAGAATTGCTGCAAAAATATGAAGTGGCAACGGTGGTTTACGGTCACTTACATGCCAAAGCCTGCCGGTACCGGTTGCCCGACCGGGCTTGGGGCATAAATTTTCATTTAACCAGTGCTGATTATCTTAACTTTACGCCCCGGTTGATTGTTTCGTACTGA
- a CDS encoding GNAT family N-acetyltransferase: MATPKFFRYGKEKNMKVHITRVDNPAAMQSFLSVPDLVYGRGTVPPSAGKYATGLRFMPLANPLLQHLKFANYVATIDDQPVGRVTASVDGLNPRPEEGFWGCFECIDDSGVAAALLDAAAKWLKKQGKTVMIGPATLNTNQQVGLMIKGFEYEPQMEIPYNPPYYQRLVEDAGLEKIHDLECFKWTLPGELPRQLARTGSVPGVMIRPVNYASGREAKIVQEINNRMLAGMWGFIPLSLADTRGFLMSLSSRVPPDLFMIAEVHGRPAGMFLSIPYQKPGQDGDGGVIRLAIGGIVPEFRHQGIHWQLLRSFYTWCKEHGYTRGEASQVAESNDTVKRKIIMPLFGGQIIKLFRVYRRSLD, translated from the coding sequence ATGGCAACTCCAAAGTTTTTTCGGTACGGGAAGGAGAAAAATATGAAAGTGCATATCACCAGGGTTGATAATCCTGCGGCCATGCAATCTTTTTTATCAGTACCCGACCTGGTTTACGGGCGGGGGACTGTGCCGCCTTCGGCGGGTAAATATGCCACGGGCTTGCGTTTTATGCCCTTGGCCAACCCGTTATTACAGCACCTGAAATTTGCCAACTATGTGGCCACTATTGACGATCAGCCCGTGGGGCGGGTAACCGCCTCCGTTGATGGGCTAAATCCCCGGCCGGAAGAAGGGTTCTGGGGTTGTTTTGAATGTATCGACGATTCCGGTGTCGCCGCGGCCCTCCTTGACGCTGCTGCCAAATGGCTGAAAAAGCAGGGTAAAACAGTGATGATTGGACCTGCTACTTTAAATACCAACCAGCAGGTGGGGTTAATGATCAAGGGATTTGAGTATGAACCACAGATGGAAATACCTTATAATCCCCCCTATTATCAAAGGCTGGTGGAGGATGCCGGGTTGGAGAAAATACATGACCTGGAATGTTTTAAGTGGACGCTACCCGGAGAACTCCCCCGGCAGTTGGCCCGCACCGGGAGCGTGCCGGGTGTAATGATCAGGCCGGTGAATTATGCCAGCGGGCGTGAGGCTAAAATTGTCCAGGAAATAAATAACAGGATGCTGGCGGGGATGTGGGGGTTCATACCGCTGTCCCTGGCGGATACCAGGGGTTTTTTAATGAGCCTGTCATCCCGGGTTCCGCCGGATTTATTTATGATCGCCGAGGTGCACGGGCGGCCTGCAGGTATGTTTTTATCAATCCCTTACCAAAAACCCGGCCAGGACGGAGATGGTGGAGTAATTCGGCTGGCCATCGGCGGTATAGTACCCGAGTTCAGGCATCAAGGCATTCACTGGCAGTTGTTAAGGAGTTTTTATACCTGGTGTAAAGAGCACGGATATACCCGGGGAGAAGCCTCCCAGGTGGCTGAAAGTAACGATACTGTCAAAAGAAAAATTATCATGCCCTTGTTTGGCGGTCAGATTATCAAGCTTTTCCGGGTTTACCGGCGGAGCCTGGACTGA
- a CDS encoding aminotransferase class IV — translation MSEFYLVNGQIATGTGMKPGLKDMALLYGYSLFETMLVVRGRPVFINRHLKRMLQSVSELGIKLTYSYDVLAAMCSRALARSGIREGVLRLMVTAGDGGDEGGSVITAVREGLPYPEEQYAKGFALVTLDFPRNEQSPLVKHKTANYLENLLGRRKARLQGYDEGLFLNTRGMVAEGTVSNIFIVQDGILLTPPVEAGLLPGTVRRLVMEYAPRFGYRCMETDLSPGDIKNAGECFLTNALMGVMPVVSLDGHALGGGESARPGAVTKIIRDMYLELVLKELGRPVTSQGVTE, via the coding sequence TTGTCTGAATTTTACCTGGTTAATGGTCAAATCGCCACCGGCACCGGTATGAAACCGGGATTAAAGGATATGGCACTGCTGTATGGTTACAGCCTGTTTGAAACCATGCTGGTTGTGCGGGGCAGGCCGGTATTTATCAACCGCCACCTGAAACGAATGCTGCAATCCGTATCCGAGCTGGGTATTAAGCTAACTTATAGTTATGATGTTCTAGCTGCGATGTGCAGCCGGGCCCTGGCCCGTTCCGGTATTCGGGAGGGTGTACTGCGCCTGATGGTCACAGCCGGTGACGGTGGTGATGAGGGCGGTAGCGTTATAACAGCGGTGCGGGAAGGCCTGCCCTACCCGGAGGAGCAATATGCAAAGGGTTTTGCGCTGGTAACCCTGGATTTTCCCCGCAATGAGCAATCACCTCTGGTTAAGCATAAAACAGCCAATTACCTGGAAAATCTACTGGGCCGGCGTAAAGCCCGGCTTCAGGGCTATGATGAAGGCTTATTTTTAAATACCAGGGGGATGGTGGCGGAGGGCACGGTAAGCAATATTTTTATCGTGCAAGACGGCATATTATTGACGCCCCCGGTGGAAGCGGGATTGCTGCCGGGCACCGTGCGCCGCCTGGTAATGGAATACGCTCCCCGGTTTGGGTACCGGTGCATGGAAACAGATTTAAGCCCCGGGGATATTAAAAATGCCGGTGAATGCTTCTTAACCAACGCATTGATGGGTGTAATGCCCGTGGTTAGCCTGGATGGACATGCACTGGGCGGGGGGGAATCCGCCAGGCCCGGCGCGGTAACGAAAATTATCAGGGATATGTATCTGGAACTGGTGCTTAAAGAGTTGGGCCGGCCAGTAACATCACAGGGGGTAACTGAATAG